In one window of Pseudomonas putida DNA:
- a CDS encoding GNAT family N-acetyltransferase: MRIIKATLEHLDLLTPLFVTYREFYGQLPYPDTSRSFLEKRLKRGESVIYLALPDDDNSKLLGFCQLYPSFSSLSLKRVWILNDIYVAEDSRRMLVADHLMREAKKMAKETNAVRMRVSTSSDNEVAMKTYESMGFRKDTEFENYVLPISQD, translated from the coding sequence ATGCGCATCATCAAGGCAACCCTGGAACACCTCGACCTGCTCACCCCGCTGTTCGTCACCTATCGCGAGTTCTATGGGCAACTGCCCTACCCGGACACCTCGCGCAGTTTTCTCGAGAAGCGCCTCAAACGCGGTGAATCGGTGATCTACCTGGCCCTGCCGGATGACGACAACAGCAAGCTGCTGGGTTTCTGCCAGCTCTACCCGAGTTTTTCCTCGCTGTCGCTCAAACGTGTGTGGATCCTCAACGATATCTACGTTGCCGAGGATTCCCGACGCATGCTGGTGGCCGACCACCTGATGCGCGAAGCCAAGAAGATGGCGAAGGAAACCAACGCCGTGCGCATGCGCGTATCCACCAGCAGCGACAACGAGGTAGCGATGAAGACCTACGAGTCCATGGGCTTTCGCAAGGATACCGAGTTCGAGAACTACGTCCTGCCGATCAGCCAGGATTGA